In Candidatus Hydrogenedentota bacterium, the genomic stretch TTCCGTCACGGTGAGTTGCCGGCCCGCGCGCAACACTTCCGCGCGGCACCGCAGCCACTCGCCAACCGTTGGCCTCAGGAAATTGATCTTGAACTCGACCGTAAGCACGACCTCGCCCGCCCGTGCCTGCGTGCCGGCCGCGGCGCCCGCCGTGTGGTCCGCCATCGTGGCGACGACCCCAGCGTGCACAAAGCCATCCTGCTGCAGGTGCATGTCCGCCACCGCCAGCCG encodes the following:
- a CDS encoding PaaI family thioesterase is translated as MDSREHVEAILNKARFIQYLGIELVDFGPGWCDTRLAVADMHLQQDGFVHAGVVATMADHTAGAAAGTQARAGEVVLTVEFKINFLRPTVGEWLRCRAEVLRAGRQLTVTESSVFACQGGAEKLVAKAMVTLAMVKSGNGSG